A region from the uncultured Stenotrophomonas sp. genome encodes:
- the rpsR gene encoding 30S ribosomal protein S18 (Evidence 2a : Function of homologous gene experimentally demonstrated in an other organism; Product type s : structure) — protein MSKFFRRRKFCKFTAEGVKEIDYKDLNTLRQYLTENGKIVPSRVTGTKSKYQRQLATAVKRARFLALIPYTDNHDV, from the coding sequence ATGTCCAAGTTCTTCCGTCGCCGCAAGTTCTGCAAGTTCACCGCCGAAGGCGTGAAGGAGATCGACTACAAGGATCTCAACACCCTGCGCCAGTACCTGACCGAGAACGGCAAGATCGTGCCGAGCCGCGTCACCGGCACCAAGTCCAAGTACCAGCGCCAGCTGGCCACGGCGGTCAAGCGCGCCCGTTTCCTGGCGCTGATCCCGTACACGGACAACCACGACGTCTGA
- the rpsF gene encoding 30S ribosomal subunit protein S6 (Evidence 2a : Function of homologous gene experimentally demonstrated in an other organism; Product type s : structure), translating to MSRHYEIVFLVHPDQSEQVPAMIERYKALVENGNGTIHRLEDWGRRQLAYPIQNLVKAHYVLMNIEADQSVLNELTESFRFNDAVLRNLVMKRDEADTEQSLIMKSKDEKGDKPERGERRRRDDEEGATSSTNDEAGEEAASAE from the coding sequence ATGAGTCGTCATTACGAAATCGTGTTCCTGGTCCACCCGGACCAGAGCGAACAGGTCCCGGCCATGATCGAGCGCTACAAGGCGCTGGTCGAGAACGGCAACGGCACCATCCACCGTCTGGAAGACTGGGGCCGCCGCCAGCTGGCCTACCCGATCCAGAACCTGGTCAAGGCCCACTACGTCCTCATGAACATCGAGGCCGACCAGTCGGTGCTGAACGAGCTGACCGAAAGCTTCCGCTTCAACGACGCCGTGCTGCGCAACCTGGTCATGAAGCGTGACGAGGCCGACACCGAGCAGTCGCTGATCATGAAGAGCAAGGACGAGAAGGGCGACAAGCCCGAGCGTGGCGAGCGCCGTCGTCGCGACGACGAAGAGGGTGCCACTTCCTCCACCAATGACGAAGCCGGCGAAGAAGCCGCTTCCGCCGAATAA
- the iscA gene encoding Iron-binding protein IscA has translation MAVRLTPVAFARVQRFIEQTPGVLGLRFGVARTGCSGWGHVTDLAREQREGDTVFEQDGVRIYVDADSLPLVDGTEIDFGKQGLSEAFTFSNPNASAECGCGESFTTDAAHR, from the coding sequence ATGGCCGTCCGCCTGACCCCCGTCGCCTTCGCCCGCGTGCAGCGTTTCATCGAACAGACGCCGGGCGTACTGGGCCTGCGCTTCGGCGTCGCCCGCACCGGCTGCTCGGGCTGGGGCCATGTGACCGACCTGGCGCGCGAACAGCGCGAGGGCGACACCGTGTTCGAGCAGGACGGCGTGCGCATCTACGTCGATGCCGACAGCCTGCCGCTGGTGGACGGCACCGAGATCGACTTCGGCAAGCAGGGGCTGAGCGAGGCATTCACCTTCAGCAACCCGAATGCCTCGGCCGAGTGTGGTTGCGGCGAGAGCTTCACCACCGACGCCGCCCACCGCTAG
- the asnS gene encoding asparaginyl tRNA synthetase (Evidence 2a : Function of homologous gene experimentally demonstrated in an other organism; PubMedId : 1425658, 2009959, 2693216, 9298646; Product type e : enzyme) codes for MTVVSVAHALAGKIPEGGEVTVRGWVRTVRGSAGLAFVNVGDGSGFAPIQVVATDALANFDDIKRLTPGCSVIASGRLVKSQGKGQGLEIQGGSLEIVGWVEDPLTYPIQPKPMSPEFLREVAHLRPRTNLFGAVTRIRDCLAKAVHRYFHENGYYWISTPIITTSDAEGAGQMFRVSTLDMANLPRTGNGEIDFSRDFFGKETFLTVSGQLNVEAYALALSKVYTFGPTFRAENSHTTRHLAEFWMVEPEIAFADLAEDARVAEEFLKYLFRAVLAERGDDMAFIAERVQKDAITRLEAFVNAPFERIEYSDAITLLQKSGRKFDYPVEWGLDLQTEHERWLTEEHVGRPVVVTNYPEHIKAFYMRLNDDGKTVAAMDVLAPGIGEIIGGSQREERLDVLDARMAQFGLDPEHYQWYRDFRRYGSVPHAGFGLGFERLVVYVCGLSNIRDAIPYPRAPGSAEF; via the coding sequence ATGACGGTGGTCAGCGTTGCACATGCCCTGGCCGGGAAGATCCCGGAAGGCGGAGAAGTCACGGTCCGCGGCTGGGTGCGCACGGTGCGCGGCTCGGCCGGGCTGGCCTTCGTCAACGTCGGCGACGGCTCCGGCTTCGCCCCGATCCAGGTCGTGGCCACCGACGCGCTGGCCAATTTCGACGACATCAAGCGCCTCACCCCCGGCTGCTCGGTCATCGCCAGCGGCAGGCTGGTCAAGTCGCAGGGCAAGGGCCAGGGCCTGGAAATCCAGGGCGGGAGCCTGGAAATCGTCGGCTGGGTCGAGGATCCGCTGACCTACCCGATCCAGCCCAAGCCGATGTCACCGGAATTCCTGCGCGAGGTCGCCCACCTGCGCCCGCGTACCAACCTGTTCGGCGCGGTCACCCGCATCCGCGACTGCCTGGCCAAGGCAGTGCACCGCTATTTCCACGAGAACGGCTATTACTGGATCAGCACGCCGATCATCACCACCTCCGACGCCGAGGGCGCCGGGCAGATGTTCCGCGTCTCCACGCTGGATATGGCCAACCTGCCGCGTACCGGCAACGGTGAAATCGACTTCAGCCGCGACTTCTTCGGCAAGGAAACCTTCCTGACCGTGTCCGGCCAGCTCAACGTCGAGGCCTACGCGCTGGCGCTGAGCAAGGTCTACACCTTCGGCCCGACCTTCCGCGCCGAGAACAGCCACACCACCCGCCACCTGGCCGAATTCTGGATGGTGGAGCCGGAAATCGCCTTCGCCGACCTGGCCGAAGACGCGCGGGTGGCCGAGGAATTCCTCAAGTACCTGTTCCGCGCGGTGCTGGCCGAGCGCGGCGACGACATGGCCTTCATCGCCGAACGCGTGCAGAAGGACGCCATCACCCGGCTGGAGGCGTTCGTCAACGCGCCGTTCGAGCGCATCGAATACAGCGATGCGATCACCCTGCTGCAGAAGTCCGGCAGGAAGTTCGACTACCCGGTCGAATGGGGTCTGGACCTACAGACCGAGCACGAGCGCTGGCTCACCGAGGAACACGTCGGCCGCCCGGTGGTGGTGACCAACTACCCCGAGCACATCAAGGCGTTCTACATGCGCCTGAACGACGACGGCAAGACCGTCGCGGCGATGGACGTGCTTGCGCCGGGCATCGGCGAGATCATCGGCGGCAGCCAGCGCGAGGAGCGGCTGGACGTGCTCGACGCGCGCATGGCGCAGTTCGGCCTGGATCCCGAGCATTACCAGTGGTACCGCGACTTCCGCCGCTACGGCTCGGTGCCGCACGCCGGCTTCGGCCTCGGCTTCGAGCGGCTGGTGGTTTACGTGTGCGGGCTGAGCAACATCCGCGACGCCATCCCCTACCCGCGCGCGCCGGGTTCGGCGGAATTCTGA
- a CDS encoding conserved exported hypothetical protein (Evidence 4 : Homologs of previously reported genes of unknown function), with protein MTLFFALCFVGVAIAGFSAFLIFWPLTLVHVRDRHPALAGEFGEGAFLKPGCLRWLLAGGFKTIADRSLSGLATPARIALLVMLGGLGMALLLWILSQVIR; from the coding sequence ATGACCCTGTTCTTCGCCCTGTGCTTCGTCGGCGTCGCCATCGCCGGCTTCAGCGCATTCCTGATCTTCTGGCCGCTGACACTGGTCCATGTCCGCGACCGCCATCCCGCCCTGGCCGGTGAATTCGGCGAGGGCGCCTTCCTCAAGCCCGGCTGCCTGCGCTGGCTGCTGGCCGGCGGTTTCAAGACAATCGCCGACCGCTCGCTGAGCGGCCTCGCCACCCCGGCGCGCATCGCACTGTTGGTGATGCTCGGTGGGCTGGGCATGGCCCTGCTGCTGTGGATCCTCTCGCAGGTAATCAGATGA
- a CDS encoding conserved hypothetical protein (Evidence 4 : Homologs of previously reported genes of unknown function): MNDSDATIDQWWLASLGTTLVWARLRVRPAGTAEVLDSDGNTLSYDSEDTARAQLFDAEFVAFDGLDEEDALMRGFSLHEVQPPRAANDEELRGRMVQSLGGRA; this comes from the coding sequence ATGAACGACTCCGACGCCACCATCGACCAGTGGTGGCTGGCCAGCCTCGGCACCACCCTGGTCTGGGCCCGCCTGCGCGTGCGCCCGGCCGGCACCGCCGAAGTGCTGGATAGCGATGGCAACACCCTGAGCTACGACAGCGAGGACACCGCCCGCGCGCAGCTATTCGACGCCGAGTTCGTCGCCTTCGACGGCCTGGACGAGGAAGACGCCCTGATGCGCGGCTTCTCGCTGCACGAAGTGCAGCCGCCCCGGGCAGCCAATGACGAGGAACTGCGCGGGCGCATGGTGCAATCGCTGGGTGGGCGCGCCTGA
- the can gene encoding carbonic anhydrase (Evidence 2a : Function of homologous gene experimentally demonstrated in an other organism; PubMedId : 12784642; Product type e : enzyme), which translates to MKDIRMLLQNNSDWADRIEQEDPEFFSQLSRQQHPEYLWIGCSDSRVPANQIIGMAPGEVFVHRNIANVVVHTDLNCLSVIQYAVDQLKVKHILIVGHYGCGGVHASLNDVRIGVADNWLRHVGDVAQKHSAILDAIDDPALRHARLCELNVIEQVVNACRSTIVQDAWARGQKLMVHGWVYSLKDGRVREMGIDVGSQEELQPAYERALSFVPRHGRRD; encoded by the coding sequence ATGAAAGACATCCGCATGCTGCTGCAGAACAACAGCGACTGGGCCGACCGCATCGAGCAGGAAGACCCGGAGTTCTTCAGCCAGCTGTCCCGGCAGCAGCACCCCGAGTACCTGTGGATCGGCTGTTCGGATTCGCGCGTACCGGCCAACCAGATCATCGGCATGGCACCCGGCGAGGTGTTCGTCCACCGCAACATCGCCAACGTGGTGGTGCATACCGACCTGAACTGCCTGAGCGTCATCCAGTACGCGGTGGACCAGCTCAAGGTCAAGCACATCCTGATCGTCGGCCACTACGGCTGCGGCGGCGTGCATGCCAGTCTCAACGACGTGCGCATCGGCGTGGCCGACAACTGGCTGCGCCACGTCGGCGACGTCGCGCAGAAGCATTCGGCCATCCTCGACGCGATCGACGACCCGGCGCTGCGCCATGCCCGCCTGTGCGAGCTGAACGTGATCGAGCAGGTGGTCAACGCCTGCCGCTCGACCATCGTGCAGGACGCCTGGGCGCGCGGGCAGAAGCTGATGGTGCATGGCTGGGTCTACAGCCTGAAGGACGGCCGCGTGCGCGAGATGGGCATCGACGTCGGCAGCCAGGAGGAACTGCAGCCGGCCTACGAACGGGCGCTGTCCTTCGTGCCGCGCCACGGCCGCCGCGACTAA
- the nbaC gene encoding 3-hydroxyanthranilate 3,4-dioxygenase, producing MLASPINLQGWIEEHRHLLKPPVGNRMIDNGDFIVMVVGGPNSRTDFHYDEGPEWFYQLEGEMVLKVQEDGAVRDIPIRAGEIFLLPPRVPHSPRRPPGGIGLVVERKRLPHERDGVTWYCERCNHKLYEEFFHLGNIETDLPLVFDRFHSSLRHRTCPQCGEVHPQP from the coding sequence ATGCTTGCCTCGCCGATCAACCTCCAGGGCTGGATCGAGGAACACCGCCACCTGCTCAAGCCGCCGGTGGGCAACCGGATGATCGACAACGGCGACTTCATCGTGATGGTGGTCGGCGGCCCCAACTCACGCACCGACTTCCATTACGACGAAGGCCCGGAATGGTTCTACCAGCTCGAAGGCGAGATGGTGCTCAAGGTGCAGGAGGACGGCGCGGTGCGCGACATCCCGATCCGCGCCGGCGAGATCTTCCTGCTGCCGCCGCGGGTGCCGCATTCGCCGCGGCGCCCACCCGGCGGCATCGGACTGGTGGTCGAGCGCAAGCGCCTGCCGCACGAACGTGACGGCGTGACGTGGTATTGCGAGCGCTGCAACCACAAGCTGTATGAGGAATTCTTCCACCTCGGCAACATCGAGACGGATCTGCCGCTGGTATTCGACCGCTTCCACTCCTCGCTGCGACACCGCACCTGCCCGCAGTGCGGCGAAGTGCATCCTCAGCCGTAG
- a CDS encoding hypothetical protein (Evidence 5 : No homology to any previously reported sequences) produces the protein MPGELQRLGAQRRHAGLVEQFQRGAQRRQSQHRRVAQLPALGAQLGHELRRHLEARGLLVAPPAGKARQRCIACVALVDEAAGHRAGAGIEVFVVAPHREVGGGVVQGQRHVADRVGEVEADVGALRACQPGDRVEVEHLPAAVLHTRPQHQRYALAVLGDGAFDGGHRDRAVGLVRLHFDQVGGWVEAVEADLRLDRVAVGGEGTGFHQDRRARGRGAVEADHHQLQVHAQRVHRHHFHRQRADHARQRIAHQPVVIHPVRRTGEVAFDRDPRPQVQDLLHHHLCATWLQAERVADEIGLVGAIVLRDQKLVAQLAQRIGRIKRDGMGRGQEFVHCCMGVKNDAAVYRRGMERRGDVSRDRILPTRPGRDSCRPYG, from the coding sequence GTGCCCGGTGAGTTGCAACGACTTGGCGCGCAGCGCCGGCATGCCGGCCTGGTCGAACAGTTCCAGCGAGGCGCGCAGCGGCGCCAGTCCCAGCACCGGCGGGTTGCTCAGCTGCCAGCCCTCGGCGCCCAGCTCGGGCACGAACTCCGGCGCCATCTGGAAGCGCGTGGCCTGCTCGTGGCCCCACCAGCCGGCAAAGCGCGGCAGCGATGCATCGCGTGCGTGGCGCTCGTGGACGAAGCAGCCGGCCACCGCGCCGGGGCCGGCATTGAGGTATTTGTAGTGGCACCACACCGCGAAGTCGGGGGCGGTGTCGTGCAGGGTCAACGGCACGTTGCCGACCGAGTGGGCGAGGTCGAAGCCGACGTTGGCGCCCTGCGCGCGTGCCAGCCGGGTGATCGCGTCGAGGTCGAACACCTGCCCGCTGCGGTACTGCACACCCGGCCACAGCACCAGCGCTACGCGCTTGCCGTGCTCGGCGATGGCGCGTTCGATGGCGGCCATCGAGATCGTGCCGTTGGCCTCGTCCGGCTGCACTTCGATCAGGTCGGTGGCTGGGTCGAAGCCGTGGAAGCGGATCTGCGACTCGACCGCGTGGCGGTCGGTGGGGAAGGCACCGGCTTCCATCAGGATCGCCGGGCGCGCGGCCGTGGGGCGGTAGAAGCTGACCATCATCAGCTGCAGGTTCACGCTCAACGTGTTCATCGCCACCACTTCCACCGGCAGCGCGCCGACCACGCGCGCCAGCGAATCGCGCACCAGCCGGTGGTAATTCATCCAGTGCGTCGGACCGGTGAAGTGGCCTTCGACCGCGATCCGCGCCCACAGGTCCAGGACCTCCTGCACCATCACCTGTGCGCCACGTGGCTGCAGGCCGAGCGAGTTGCCGACGAAATAGGCCTGGTCGGCGCCATCGTGCTGCGGGATCAGAAACTGGTCGCGCAGCTGGCGCAGCGGATCGGCCGCATCAAGCGCGACGGCATGGGCCGGGGACAGGAGTTCGTTCATTGCTGCATGGGCGTGAAGAATGATGCAGCAGTGTACCGCCGGGGCATGGAGCGCAGGGGCGACGTGAGTCGCGACCGGATTCTGCCGACAAGGCCCGGCCGCGACTCATGTCGCCCCTACGGCTGA
- the kynU gene encoding Kynureninase, whose amino-acid sequence MNELLSPAHAVALDAADPLRQLRDQFLIPQHDGADQAYFVGNSLGLQPRGAQVMVQEVLDLWARIAVEGHFTGPTHWMNYHRLVRDSLARVVGALPVEVVAMNTLSVNLQLMMVSFYRPTAARPAILMEAGAFPTDRHAVESQIRFHGFDPATDLIEVQPDEANGTISMAAIERAIAEHGKRVALVLWPGVQYRSGQVFDLDAITRLARAQGANVGFDLAHSVGNVPLTLHDTAPDFAVWCHYKYLNAGPGAVAGCFVHERHARDASLPRFAGWWGHEQATRFQMAPEFVPELGAEGWQLSNPPVLGLAPLRASLELFDQAGMPALRAKSLQLTGHLEALVLARLSNVLQIVTPAEAERRGCQLSLRVAGGRAQGRALFEHLQSKGVLGDWREPDVIRISPTPMYNRHDDILRFVAEVEAWAGL is encoded by the coding sequence ATGAACGAACTCCTGTCCCCGGCCCATGCCGTCGCGCTTGATGCGGCCGATCCGCTGCGCCAGCTGCGCGACCAGTTTCTGATCCCGCAGCACGATGGCGCCGACCAGGCCTATTTCGTCGGCAACTCGCTCGGCCTGCAGCCACGTGGCGCACAGGTGATGGTGCAGGAGGTCCTGGACCTGTGGGCGCGGATCGCGGTCGAAGGCCACTTCACCGGTCCGACGCACTGGATGAATTACCACCGGCTGGTGCGCGATTCGCTGGCGCGCGTGGTCGGCGCGCTGCCGGTGGAAGTGGTGGCGATGAACACGTTGAGCGTGAACCTGCAGCTGATGATGGTCAGCTTCTACCGCCCCACGGCCGCGCGCCCGGCGATCCTGATGGAAGCCGGTGCCTTCCCCACCGACCGCCACGCGGTCGAGTCGCAGATCCGCTTCCACGGCTTCGACCCAGCCACCGACCTGATCGAAGTGCAGCCGGACGAGGCCAACGGCACGATCTCGATGGCCGCCATCGAACGCGCCATCGCCGAGCACGGCAAGCGCGTAGCGCTGGTGCTGTGGCCGGGTGTGCAGTACCGCAGCGGGCAGGTGTTCGACCTCGACGCGATCACCCGGCTGGCACGCGCGCAGGGCGCCAACGTCGGCTTCGACCTCGCCCACTCGGTCGGCAACGTGCCGTTGACCCTGCACGACACCGCCCCCGACTTCGCGGTGTGGTGCCACTACAAATACCTCAATGCCGGCCCCGGCGCGGTGGCCGGCTGCTTCGTCCACGAGCGCCACGCACGCGATGCATCGCTGCCGCGCTTTGCCGGCTGGTGGGGCCACGAGCAGGCCACGCGCTTCCAGATGGCGCCGGAGTTCGTGCCCGAGCTGGGCGCCGAGGGCTGGCAGCTGAGCAACCCGCCGGTGCTGGGACTGGCGCCGCTGCGCGCCTCGCTGGAACTGTTCGACCAGGCCGGCATGCCGGCGCTGCGCGCCAAGTCGTTGCAACTCACCGGGCACCTGGAAGCGCTGGTGCTGGCGCGCCTGTCCAACGTGCTGCAGATCGTCACCCCGGCCGAAGCGGAACGCCGCGGCTGCCAGTTGTCACTGCGTGTGGCCGGCGGCCGCGCACAGGGCCGGGCCCTGTTCGAGCATCTGCAGTCGAAGGGCGTACTCGGCGACTGGCGCGAGCCGGACGTGATCCGCATTTCCCCGACCCCGATGTACAACCGCCACGACGACATCCTCCGCTTCGTCGCCGAAGTGGAAGCCTGGGCAGGCCTCTGA
- the kmo gene encoding Kynurenine 3-monooxygenase — translation MTAFPPRHLTLIGAGLAGSLLAILLSRRGWRVSVYERRGDPRVADYESGRSINLALAERGRNALRQAGVEEAVMARTVMMRGRMVHPRDGSTPQLQRYGRDDGEVIWSVHRRDLNITLLQLAEDAGARFHFHRRLHTVDFDAGYARFIDDRNDSPHDIHFDTPLVGADGAGSALRAAMNRKSSLGERTEFLDHSYKELEIPPATGGGFMIEANALHIWPRGRYMCIALPNDEGTFTVTLFLPNEGDPGFATVRSGAEAEALFAREFADALPLIPNLRRDWERHPPGLLGTLHLDRWHLGGKAVLLGDAAHAMVPFHGQGMNCAFEDCVALAELLEAHGDTAHAFAAFETERKPNAAAIQQMALDNYLEMRDHVADPAFLLQRELEHELQRRWPTRFVPHYTMVTFLHTPYAVALERTRLQQRILAEATAGLATLERIDWAALERIVHERLPVLEGAY, via the coding sequence TTGACCGCTTTCCCCCCGCGTCACCTGACCCTGATCGGCGCCGGCCTGGCCGGCTCCCTGCTCGCCATCCTGCTGTCGCGCCGCGGCTGGCGCGTCTCCGTCTACGAACGCCGTGGCGACCCGCGCGTCGCCGATTACGAAAGCGGCCGTTCGATCAACCTCGCGCTGGCCGAACGCGGCCGCAACGCACTGCGCCAGGCCGGCGTGGAAGAGGCCGTGATGGCGCGTACGGTGATGATGCGCGGGCGCATGGTGCACCCGCGCGACGGCAGTACACCGCAATTGCAGCGCTACGGCCGCGACGATGGCGAGGTGATCTGGTCGGTGCACCGCAGGGACCTCAACATCACGCTGCTGCAACTGGCCGAGGACGCCGGCGCCCGCTTCCATTTCCACCGCCGCCTGCATACGGTGGATTTCGACGCCGGCTATGCGCGCTTCATCGACGACCGCAACGACAGCCCGCACGACATCCACTTCGACACGCCGCTGGTCGGTGCCGACGGCGCCGGCTCGGCGCTGCGCGCGGCGATGAACCGCAAGTCGTCGCTCGGCGAGCGCACCGAGTTCCTCGACCATTCCTACAAGGAACTGGAAATCCCGCCCGCGACCGGCGGCGGCTTCATGATCGAAGCCAACGCGCTGCACATCTGGCCGCGCGGCCGCTACATGTGCATCGCCCTGCCCAACGACGAAGGTACCTTCACCGTCACCCTGTTCCTGCCCAACGAAGGCGACCCAGGCTTCGCCACGGTGCGCAGCGGCGCCGAGGCCGAGGCATTGTTCGCCCGCGAGTTCGCCGACGCCCTGCCGCTGATCCCCAACCTGCGCCGCGACTGGGAGCGGCACCCGCCCGGCCTGCTGGGCACCCTGCACCTGGACCGCTGGCACCTCGGCGGCAAGGCGGTGCTGCTGGGCGATGCCGCGCACGCGATGGTGCCGTTCCACGGCCAAGGCATGAACTGCGCGTTCGAGGATTGCGTGGCGCTGGCGGAGCTGCTGGAAGCGCATGGCGACACCGCGCATGCTTTCGCCGCGTTCGAAACCGAGCGCAAGCCCAACGCGGCGGCAATCCAGCAGATGGCGCTGGACAACTACCTGGAGATGCGCGACCACGTCGCCGATCCCGCGTTCCTGCTGCAACGCGAACTGGAACACGAACTGCAGCGACGCTGGCCGACACGTTTCGTGCCGCATTACACGATGGTCACCTTCCTGCACACACCGTATGCCGTGGCGCTGGAACGCACGCGGCTGCAGCAGCGCATCCTCGCCGAGGCCACCGCCGGCCTCGCCACGCTGGAACGCATCGACTGGGCCGCGCTGGAACGAATCGTCCACGAACGACTGCCGGTGCTGGAGGGAGCGTACTGA
- the sbcB gene encoding Exodeoxyribonuclease I codes for MTESFLFYDLETFGQDPRRTRIAQFAAVRTDAQLQVIDEPVSFFVKPADDLLPSPIATLITGITPQRALAEGISEAEAFARINELMARPQTCTLGYNTLRFDDEFVRHGLFRNFFDPYEREWRGGNSRWDLLDMLRLVHALRPDGIVWPRREDGGTSFKLEHLADANDVREGDAHEALSDVHATIGMARKFKQAQPRMWDYALKLRDKRFVAGLLDGVAMQPALHISMRYPASRLCAAPVLPLAVHPHINNRVIVYDLDSDPQPLLELSPEEIAQRLYTRAADLPEGQQRVPLKEVHLNKVPALVAWNHLRAADFQRLGIDPERVEARAAQLRAIGPQLAEKVRRVFARERPADGPADADGALYDGFLADGDKPLLAKVRTSPPEALAELENRFRDPRLPELLFRYRARNHPQTLDAGERARWDDYRRRRLLEPGLGEQSLPDYFAQIRTLREEHHDTPAPLALLDALERWGQQLQPTP; via the coding sequence ATGACCGAAAGCTTCCTCTTCTACGATCTGGAAACCTTCGGCCAGGACCCGCGCCGCACCCGCATCGCGCAGTTCGCCGCGGTACGCACCGACGCGCAGCTGCAGGTGATCGACGAGCCGGTCAGCTTCTTCGTCAAGCCCGCCGACGACCTGCTGCCCTCGCCGATTGCCACATTGATCACCGGCATCACCCCGCAACGCGCACTGGCCGAAGGCATCAGCGAGGCGGAGGCCTTCGCCCGCATCAACGAGCTGATGGCACGCCCGCAGACCTGCACGCTGGGCTACAACACGCTGCGCTTCGATGACGAGTTCGTACGCCACGGCCTGTTCCGCAACTTCTTCGACCCCTATGAGCGCGAGTGGCGCGGCGGCAACTCGCGCTGGGACCTGCTGGACATGCTGCGGCTGGTGCACGCGCTGCGCCCGGACGGCATCGTCTGGCCACGGCGCGAGGACGGCGGCACCTCGTTCAAGCTGGAACATCTGGCCGACGCCAACGACGTGCGCGAAGGCGACGCCCATGAAGCACTGTCGGACGTGCATGCCACCATCGGCATGGCACGCAAGTTCAAGCAGGCGCAGCCGCGCATGTGGGACTACGCGTTGAAGCTGCGCGACAAGCGCTTCGTCGCCGGGCTGCTCGACGGCGTGGCGATGCAGCCGGCCCTGCACATCTCCATGCGCTACCCCGCCAGCCGCCTGTGCGCGGCGCCGGTGCTGCCGCTGGCCGTGCACCCGCACATCAACAACCGGGTGATCGTGTACGACCTGGACAGCGACCCGCAGCCGCTGCTGGAGCTGTCGCCCGAGGAAATCGCGCAGCGCCTCTACACTCGCGCCGCCGACCTGCCCGAAGGCCAGCAACGGGTGCCGCTGAAAGAAGTCCACCTCAACAAGGTGCCGGCATTGGTGGCATGGAACCACCTGCGTGCCGCCGATTTCCAACGACTGGGCATCGACCCGGAGAGGGTCGAAGCCCGCGCCGCGCAGCTGCGCGCGATCGGCCCGCAGCTGGCCGAGAAGGTCCGCCGGGTCTTCGCCCGCGAACGCCCCGCGGATGGCCCGGCCGATGCCGACGGCGCGCTGTACGACGGCTTCCTCGCCGATGGCGACAAGCCGCTGCTGGCCAAGGTCAGGACCAGCCCGCCGGAGGCGCTGGCGGAACTGGAGAACCGCTTCCGCGACCCGCGCCTGCCGGAATTGCTGTTCCGCTACCGCGCACGCAACCACCCGCAGACGCTGGATGCTGGCGAACGCGCCCGCTGGGACGACTACCGCCGCCGTCGTCTGCTGGAGCCGGGCCTCGGCGAACAGAGCCTGCCCGACTACTTCGCGCAAATCCGCACACTGCGCGAGGAACACCACGACACCCCCGCCCCGCTCGCCCTGCTCGACGCACTTGAACGATGGGGCCAGCAATTGCAGCCAACGCCATGA